The Pygocentrus nattereri isolate fPygNat1 chromosome 2, fPygNat1.pri, whole genome shotgun sequence genome has a window encoding:
- the ankrd33bb gene encoding ankyrin repeat domain-containing protein 33B, giving the protein MVLITGDCPRGGLPVVQDQNGSTDGQVGACRAFAESSVQRSNGNEEHSSGDDEYFDDDDDDVYQEFEEFDFSQLPDSKSIASDDSFYPPDESITYHRSPLAESPEPLTFFKACCNNNAIIVKIMIRQGVTEEEVREVDKNKRTGLIVACYQGYVDVVIALTQCPYVNVNWQDNEGNTALITAAQAGHIMITNYLLNYFSGLDIERRNCHGFTAMMKAAMQGRADCVRALMMSGADIEARDYGRKLTPREWALFTGRHETARVILRLMAQPCAEQFCDSFSMEWPALRELVEQAQEPKSCWRTISERACAAFVFRTKTEPLEEGVLDYMVRMTTALASPLVAIACHTVCPGSPPCVGKRRPPVPDILRKQRLDELRRLGPERLSNYKRLFQNSRVLLVPKKRERRASLQPPALHDMALASTVALRRSSLLPLHMMRRSSVRPGMVVPKVRLCKAPPPTYVPERIRHRGDSQYLQVPKWKYKALKEERKQMEQGNKLKFPVVRRR; this is encoded by the exons ATGGTGCTGATAACTGGAGATTGTCCTCGAGGAGGTCTACCTGTGGTACAAGATCAGAACGGCAGCACGGATGGTCAGGTGGGAGCCTGCCGAGCATTTGCGGAATCTTCTGTCCAGAGGAGCAATGGAAATGAGGAGCATTCCAGCGGAGATGATGAGTACTTtgatgatgacgacgatgaCGTCTACCAGGAATTTGAAGAGTTTGATTTCTCCCAGTTACCAGACAGCAAGAGTATTGCATCGGATGATTCCTTCTATCCACCTGATGAATCCATCACCTATCATCGGTCCCCGTTGGCTGAGAGTCCAGAACCTCTCACTTTTTTCAAGGCATGTTGCAATAATAATGCCATCATAGTCAAAATCATGATTCGCCAAGGAGTCACGGAAGAGGAAGTGCGAGAAGTGGACAAGAACAAAAGG ACAGGCTTGATAGTGGCGTGCTACCAGGGTTACGTGGATGTGGTCATCGCTCTCACGCAGTGTCCGTACGTGAACGTGAACTGGCAAGACAACGAGGGAAACACTGCCCTAATTACAGCTGCACAAGCAG GTCACATTATGATCACCAACTATCTGCTGAATTACTTTTCTGGACTGGACATCGAACGCAGGAACTGCCATGGCTTCACAGCCATGATGAAGGCGGCCATGCAGGGCCGGGCCGACTGTGTTCGAGCCCTAATGATGTCAG GAGCAGACATCGAAGCGAGAGACTACGGACGCAAGCTGACACCACGTGAATGGGCCCTCTTCACGGGCCGCCATGAGACCGCACGGGTGATTTTACGGCTGATGGCACAGCCGTGTGCCGAGCAGTTCTGTGACTCCTTCAGCATGGAGTGGCCTGCACTAAGGGAGCTGGTGGAGCAGGCACAGGAACCCAAATCGTGCTGGAGGACAATATCAGAGCGTGCCTGCGCTGCGTTTGTCTTCAGGACGAAGACGGAACCGCTGGAGGAGGGTGTATTGGACTATATGGTGCGCATGACCACAGCACTGGCCAGCCCGCTGGTGGCCATAGCCTGCCACACTGTGTGTCCAGGGAGCCCACCCTGTGTGGGCAAACGGCGGCCACCAGTGCCGGATATTCTCCGCAAGCAGCGGCTGGATGAGCTGAGGAGGCTGGGGCCCGAACGCCTCAGCAATTACAAGCGCCTCTTCCAGAACTCTCGTGTGCTGCTGGTGCCCAAGAAGCGGGAGCGGCGTGCCAGCCTGCAGCCTCCTGCGCTGCATGATATGGCGCTGGCTTCAACCGTGGCACTGCGCAGGAGCAGCCTGCTACCGCTGCATATGATGCGCAGGAGCAGCGTACGACCTGGTATGGTGGTGCCCAAGGTACGCCTTTGCAAGGCCCCGCCACCCACTTACGTGCCCGAGAGGATCCGTCACAGGGGAGATTCGCAGTACCTACAGGTGCCCAAATGGAAGTACAAGGCTttaaaggaggagagaaaacaaATGGAGCAGGGCAACAAGCTGAAATTTCCCGTTGTACGGAGGAGATGA